AAAGAGGAGTACCTCGAAGCCCACGAAGATGTCCCCGAAGGCGTCTCCGACGCGATGCATCGCGGCGGCGTCACCGAGTTCGAACTATATGTTCGTGACGACCTCGCGGTCTGTATCCTCGAAGCCGAAGACATCGAGGCCTACCTCGATGAGGTCGACGGCGACGAGGCCGTC
This genomic interval from Halomicrobium urmianum contains the following:
- a CDS encoding L-rhamnose mutarotase, encoding MSPDTERAVYVQRIDPEYKEEYLEAHEDVPEGVSDAMHRGGVTEFELYVRDDLAVCILEAEDIEAYLDEVDGDEAVEEWERHVARFKREGVDVDDEDEPIPFMERIWTLEEDAGE